One segment of Mugil cephalus isolate CIBA_MC_2020 chromosome 14, CIBA_Mcephalus_1.1, whole genome shotgun sequence DNA contains the following:
- the lypla2 gene encoding acyl-protein thioesterase 2 isoform X2 → MVVVVHLLQCMCGNNMSVPLLAEAVTMSGVEKDTAAVIFLHGLGDTGHMWADALKSIQLPHVKVICPHAPKMPVTLNMKVKMPAWFDLMGLTPDSPEDESGIKKAADNIKAIIEHEAKNGIPPNRIMLGGFSQGGALSLYTALTCQHQLAGVVALSCWLPLHKSFPSAASGNKQLPVLQCHGEMDLMIPVQFGAMTAEKLKSIVNPQMITFKTYPGLSHSSSPEEMAAVKEFIEKHLPRI, encoded by the exons CATCTCTTACAGTGTATGTGTGGCAACAACATGTCTGTGCCGCTGCTCGCCGAGGCTGTGACGATGTCTGGGGTGGAGAAGGACACTGCGgcg GTGATTTTCCTTCATGGGTTAGGAGACACAGG gcACATGTGGGCGGACGCTTTGAAGTCGATCCAGCTGCCTCATGTCAAGGTTATCTGCCCCCACGC GCCCAAAATGCCTGTGACTCTCAACATGAAGGTGAAGATGCCGGCCTG gtTCGACCTCATGGGACTCACCCCCGACTCCCCAGAGGACGAATCTGGAATCAAGAAGGCGGCGGATAACA tcaaGGCCATAATCGAACACGAGGCCAAAAATGGGATTCCACCAAACCGTATAATGCTCGGTGGCTTCTCTCAG GGTGGGGCCTTGTCCTTGTACACCGCCTTGACCTGCCAGCACCAGCTGGCTGGGGTGGTGGCCCTCAGCTGCTGGCTCCCACTTCACAAGAGTTTCCCATCG GCGGCCAGCGGCAACAAGCAGCTCCCTGTGCTGCAGTGTCACGGCGAGATGGACCTCATGATCCCCGTGCAGTTCGGCGCCATGACCGCAGAGAAACTCAAATCCATAGTCAACCCTCAGATGATCACCTTCAAAACCTACCCAGGGCTTTCTCACAGCTCCTCTCCTGAG GAGATGGCGGCTGTAAAGGAATTTATCGAGAAGCATTTGCCTCGGATCTGA
- the lypla2 gene encoding acyl-protein thioesterase 2 isoform X3, translated as MCGNNMSVPLLAEAVTMSGVEKDTAAVIFLHGLGDTGHMWADALKSIQLPHVKVICPHAPKMPVTLNMKVKMPAWFDLMGLTPDSPEDESGIKKAADNIKAIIEHEAKNGIPPNRIMLGGFSQGGALSLYTALTCQHQLAGVVALSCWLPLHKSFPSAASGNKQLPVLQCHGEMDLMIPVQFGAMTAEKLKSIVNPQMITFKTYPGLSHSSSPEEMAAVKEFIEKHLPRI; from the exons ATGTGTGGCAACAACATGTCTGTGCCGCTGCTCGCCGAGGCTGTGACGATGTCTGGGGTGGAGAAGGACACTGCGgcg GTGATTTTCCTTCATGGGTTAGGAGACACAGG gcACATGTGGGCGGACGCTTTGAAGTCGATCCAGCTGCCTCATGTCAAGGTTATCTGCCCCCACGC GCCCAAAATGCCTGTGACTCTCAACATGAAGGTGAAGATGCCGGCCTG gtTCGACCTCATGGGACTCACCCCCGACTCCCCAGAGGACGAATCTGGAATCAAGAAGGCGGCGGATAACA tcaaGGCCATAATCGAACACGAGGCCAAAAATGGGATTCCACCAAACCGTATAATGCTCGGTGGCTTCTCTCAG GGTGGGGCCTTGTCCTTGTACACCGCCTTGACCTGCCAGCACCAGCTGGCTGGGGTGGTGGCCCTCAGCTGCTGGCTCCCACTTCACAAGAGTTTCCCATCG GCGGCCAGCGGCAACAAGCAGCTCCCTGTGCTGCAGTGTCACGGCGAGATGGACCTCATGATCCCCGTGCAGTTCGGCGCCATGACCGCAGAGAAACTCAAATCCATAGTCAACCCTCAGATGATCACCTTCAAAACCTACCCAGGGCTTTCTCACAGCTCCTCTCCTGAG GAGATGGCGGCTGTAAAGGAATTTATCGAGAAGCATTTGCCTCGGATCTGA